A single genomic interval of Pyrus communis chromosome 7, drPyrComm1.1, whole genome shotgun sequence harbors:
- the LOC137739953 gene encoding probable transcription factor GLK1, which produces MLFLSPLREGHHHHQLKDEKQLGDDGDVESSFAFNGGNNAVLDFPEFSGGMGMGNLLDSIDFDDFFIGIHDGDVLPDLEMDSEILDFSVSAPAGDTNTTTITPSKEEEEVADDYYNIAKTTTTLSKVEEPEEEDMQGHDEVAAAAVSITSTNNNSGLNQNYSSSNTTPPTPDHRIDQEIASKRYDINEIRAAHRPSSGSTRRESADQKLATKSSSTAQSKNSHGKRKVKVDWTPERHRRFVQAVEQLGVDKAVPSRILELMGIDCLTRHNIASHLQKYRSHRKHLLAREADAASWTQRRQMYGAAAAAGGGAGAKSRRDVMMMNSPNWLNAPTMGFPPITSTTSPPMHHAQHHHQLTRPLHVWGHPTMDQSMMHMCPPKHHLPHHFPSPVLPPPPPAPAHAWPPPLPPPPNASYWHHPHSHHQRVPDGLTPGTPCFPRQLAAPTRFPAPPVPGIPPHAMYKVDHAGIAVPTPPQSGPHPLLDFHPSKESIDAAIGDVLSKPWLPLPLGLRPPTTDTVMVELQRQGVPKIPPSCA; this is translated from the exons ATGCTTTTTTTATCACCTTTGCGGGAGGGTCATCATCACCATCAGCTCAAAGATGAAAAACAATTAGGCGATGATGGTGACGTGGAGAGTAGCTTTGCTTTTAATGGCGGAAATAACGCGGTGCTTGATTTCCCAGAGTTTTCCGGGGGAATGGGAATGGGGAATCTGCTGGATAGCATCGACTTCGATGACTTCTTCATTGGTATCCATGACGGAGATGTGTTGCCGGATTTGGAAATGGACTCGGAAATACTTGACTTTTCAGTTTCAGCACCAGCCGGCGACACCAACACAACAACAATTACACCATccaaagaggaagaggaggttGCTGACGATTACTATAATATCGCAAAGACTACGACGACGTTGTCCAAAGTGGAAGAACCGGAGGAGGAGGACATGCAGGGACATGACGAGGTTGCTGCAGCCGCAGTTAGTATAACGAGTACTAATAATAATTCAGGGTTGAATCAAAATTACTCCAGCTCCAATACTACTCCTCCTACTCCCGATCATCGAATAGATCAAGAAATAGCGAGTAAAAGATATGATATTAATGAAATTAGGGCAGCTCATCGTCCATCCTCCGGATCCACCCGAAGAGAATCAGCTGATCAGAAATTAGCAACGAAGTCTTCATCCACAGCCCAATCCAAGAATTCTCATGGGAAGCGAAAAGTTAAG GTGGATTGGACACCAGAACGTCACAGGAGATTCGTGCAAGCAGTAGAGCAGCTGGGGGTCGATAAGGCAGTTCCTTCTAGGATTCTAGAGCTTATGGGAATAGATTGTCTTACTCGCCACAATATTGCTAGCCACCTTCAA AAATATCGGTCGCATAGGAAACACTTGCTAGCCCGTGAGGCAGACGCAGCTAGCTGGACCCAGAGACGGCAAATGTATGGGGCAGCAGCTGCCGCCGGAGGAGGAGCAGGAGCCAAGAGTAGAAGGGACGTCATGATGATGAATAGCCCTAATTGGCTTAATGCACCCACCATGGGTTTCCCTCCGATAACTAGTACTACATCTCCTCCCATGCACCACGCTCAACACCACCACCAGTTAACCAGACCCTTACATGTGTGGGGTCACCCCACCATGGACCAATCCATGATGCACATGTGTCCACCAAAGCATCATCTTCCCCACCATTTCCCATCTCCAGTACTACCACCTCCACCACCAGCTCCTGCACATGCATGGCCTCCTCCTCTGCCACCTCCTCCAAACGCTTCGTACTGGCACCACCCTCACTCTCACCACCAGCGT GTTCCGGACGGACTAACTCCAGGAACACCGTGCTTTCCGAGGCAGCTGGCTGCTCCGACG AGATTTCCTGCCCCACCTGTTCCGGGTATTCCACCGCATGCCATGTACAAAGTAGACCACGCAGGCATTGCTGTCCCCACTCCACCACAATCTGGTCCTCACCCTCTTCTCGACTTTCATCCG TCAAAAGAGAGCATAGATGCAGCTATTGGAGATGTTTTATCGAAACCGTGGCTGCCTCTTCCTCTTGGCCTAAGACCTCCCACTACTGATACCGTCATGGTGGAGCTACAACGACAGGGAGTTCCAAAAATACCACCCTCCTGTGCTTGA
- the LOC137741007 gene encoding protein E6-like — protein sequence MASFAKPLPFFFLLVLVCSSFIHIIHARQSVSFSKVTHNDNNNNNNDNYVMEAEAEAPTPALQVVAEAPELVPTPVPTPSYTERDHGSNSALYGLGSTNSPSTKETPTTITDVEDQILSEELSGESFDHPKGNYESTNLYNKDNINQNTGYTGNSYYVKNYDGRGGYNRNPPGGGNGISEQQGISNQDIGYTGNSYYVKNDDGRGGYNRNPPGGGNEISEQQGMSDTRFLENGKYYHDVKNEIKNNNFNGNYESDGRGSNRNDVERYYGNSHSSNEFNTMEEYDKYQKTQGYVP from the coding sequence ATGGCTTCCTTTGCAAAACCACTtccatttttcttccttctgGTGCTAGTTTGCTCTTCCTTTATACACATCATTCATGCTAGACAGAGCGTGTCCTTCAGCAAGGTCACCCACaacgacaacaacaacaacaacaacgatAATTATGTTATGGAGGCGGAGGCCGAAGCACCAACGCCAGCACTACAAGTAGTAGCAGAGGCACCGGAACTAGTACCAACACCGGTACCGACACCAAGTTACACCGAAAGAGACCATGGCAGCAACAGCGCCCTGTATGGTCTTGGCTCGACCAATTCCCCTTCCACGAAGGAGACTCCAACCACAATTACTGAtgttgaagatcaaattttgaGTGAAGAACTTAGCGGTGAAAGTTTTGATCATCCGAAAGGTAATTACGAAAGCACCAACTTGTACAACAAGGACAACATTAATCAAAACACTGGCTACACCGGCAACAGCTACTATGTCAAAAACTACGATGGCAGAGGAGGCTACAACCGCAATCCCCCGGGCGGAGGCAATGGGATTAGTGAACAGCAAGGGATTAGTAATCAGGACATTGGCTACACCGGCAACAGTTACTACGTCAAAAACGACGATGGCAGAGGAGGCTACAACCGCAATCCCCCGGGTGGAGGCAATGAGATTAGTGAACAGCAAGGGATGAGTGATACAAGGTTTCTGGAAAATGGTAAATACTATCATGATGTGAAGAAtgagattaaaaataataatttcaatGGTAACTACGAATCAGATGGGAGAGGAAGTAACAGAAATGATGTTGAGCGCTACTATGGCAACAGTCACAGCTCCAATGAGTTCAACACCATGGAGGAGTATGATAAGTACCAGAAGACCCAAGGATATGTGCCCTAA